The DNA sequence AACAGTTCTACTTATGCACAGGCCGTTAGAGAGATAAGGACATTTGGATACAAATCTAAAACAAATAGAGATTTTGATAGAGAGTACCTAACTAGGCTTCTTAAGAATAAGAAATATATTGGTAAGCTTAAGGTTCCTCAAGACAAAAATGACGATAGTCCATCTGAATATGTGGACCTTCCTACTGGTCCAGTTGTTCCAGTTGAATTGTTCGAGCAGGTACAAAAAAAGATAAAGAGCATTGAGGAGTCTGGTAATTCAAATCGCAGAGGAAAGAATCGGGTTTATCCTTTGTCGGGCTTAGTTAAGTCAGAGTCTGGAAATGTATATACGGGAGCAATGGGAGGAAAGAAAGTCTATTACCAAGCAACTAAAGATGATGCACGTTTAGATGCAGAAGCTTTGGAAAATGCTGTAATCAATTCTTTTAGAAAATTTGAAGATGATAAAGAGATGGCCTCTCTAATGAGAGAAGCTGTTAATAAGAAAAGCGAAAAGCTTGAGTTAGTTGATTCTAGTATTGTTGATATTCAAACTGAGATTGATGAATTAGAAGGTGAGCTAAAAGGGCTTATAACAAGTCTTGCTCATATTGGTGATTCAGGTGAAGTTAAGGAAGTTGTTAAAACTTTATCAGAAGAAATGAAAAAGGTGACAGCAAGGAAGAATGAGCTAGAAAGTCGATTAGAAGGACTACAGGCCAAGAGAGATGATATTCGTTCTGAGTCGTTAGCTTGTAAGCCACTTAAGGAGATTATGAAATATGTGTTCAACAAGCTTCAGAGGGCCAGTAATGAAGTTAAAAAAGCTGTTTTTAATAATCTTATTGAGGAGATTAGAGTTTTAAAGGGAAATAAGGTTGAAATTGTATGGAAACCAGAGGTTTGTGGTAGAGGAGGACCATTTTTCGATTTAAGGGAAAAATGGGGTGACCGATGGGGCTCGAACCCACGACAACCAGAATCACAATCTGGCGCTCTACCAACTGAACTACGGTCACCATAAGAATGTGGAATTATTTATAAATGCTTGGGCCTTATGAGTCAACACTTAATTGCATAATGTGTAAGGTTTGTGCGAAGCGTCCTAGGAATATCTTGCATATAAATGCCCCAAGGCATTAAAATGATTAGTGAAGTTACCAAAAAACTAGGAAGGATATATGAAAAAGGTATTTCTATCACTAATGATGCTTTCACAAGCTTCAATTTTTGCTTACGGGATTGGTCAATCAACGATGCCAATGCTTAGTGGAAGCAAGCAAATTGCAACAGAACTTACTGGAATTACGTCTGATAAAGGCGGAATGGGTATGCAAGTTCGTTACACTCAAAAACTAGATGAAAAATTAATCGTAGACGGTGGGATTGGTATCTCAGGTGGTGAGCGTTCACAAAGACTATTTGTTGGTGCTGACTATGAAATCTATCCAGATTATATGCAACAACCAAGAGTTTCTGTGAAAGGGATTCTTGAGCGTTCAACTGAGTTTGACCAAGGGATCACAAAAATCTCAATGGCACCAACTGTTACTAAGGGATTCTCTTTCTGGGGTAAAGAAGCTTATCCATATGCTTCACTACCAGTTGGACTTTCACTAAATGGTGACACTAAAACTTATGATACAACGATCAGTCTTAACACTGGTATCAACGGTCAACTTCCAATCGAAGGTTTTAAGCACCTAAACGGAACAATGGAAGTTCAAGTTGGACTTAAGGATTCATTCACAGCATTCCTTGCTGGTGTATCGTTTCCACTATAATATCTTTCAGAAATTATATATAACTAAGAAGGCGGCCTAGAGTCGCCTTTTTAATTAACAGGGCAATTCAATGACAAAAATTATTCTCTCAGACTTCGATGGTACACTTACTCACCACACAGAAATGAGTAGTGAGCTTTTCGAGATTTTAAAAATAGCTGACGAGAAGAAAATCCCTTTTGTCATTGTCACTGGCCGCTCAATTTCTTGGGCTCACTTTCTTATCACTCACTTTACTGCACTACCTATTGTTATCTCAGAAGGTGGGGGAGCAATTAGCTGGCGTGATAAAGCAGGGCTTATTCAAAATGAATTTCTTGTTCCAGAAAGTGAGTTAGCAAAGCTTGAAGCCTTTTGTATAAAGCTTAAAGAAAAATATCCTAACCTTTATCTAACTAGTGATTCACTTGGAAGAGTTGCTGATCGTGCTATCGAGTTATGTGATCTTGAAGATGAAAATTTTAAAAATGAAATTTGCCATCTTATGGATGAAGAGGGCATTAACTACTCAACATCAAATGTGCACTTAAACTTCTGGTGCGGGAATCTTTCAAAAGCAAATGCGACAAAAGTTCTCTTTAACAAATTCTATCCAAATTTAAATATGGCCGAAGATGCAATTTACTTTGGTGATAGTCTTAATGATCAATCAATGTTTGATAAAGTGAAGACATCAATCGGTGTTTCAAATATTAAATCAGTACTCGATAAGCTTACTGTTAAGCCTCATGTAATTCTTACTGGAGAGGAGAATGCAGGGCCTAGCGGGGTTTTAAGCTACCTGAAAAATAATCTTTAGCAGCGTCTTTTATTGTTTGTTCAATCTCTTGAACTGGAGTTGTAAATCGCTCACTGATAAGTGGGATGAAGTCTTTAGGAAGAGATGAAATATACATGCGATCTTCACCCTTGTAGTGAAGCTTTAGGCCAATAGCGTGAAGGCAGTGGCGGTTATGCTCCATTTGGTCATACTCTTCAGGACTCGCTAGATTGTCTTTAAAGCGTTGGAACATTTCAAATGAACCAAGATAAAGTTTATCACCTACAAGTGGTAGCCCTCTAAGCATTGCGTGTACTCTAATTTGGTGCTGGCGTCCCGTTTGAGGAAAGGCCAAGCCTATGACATAGTCGCCTTCTTTATAAAGAATCTTAAAGTCTGTGTAGGCGTGTTTACCTTCATGAGAATCTTCAGGGTAAGAGTCGATATAAACTCTCTTAAGCCCTTCCTCTGAAGCTCCAAGGCGTTCGTCTGAGTAGAACTCGATTTCACCACTGTATTCCTCATTGGCCTTGGCAATAAAGAAATAGCATTTCTTAACTCGGTCGTGGATGAATTCTTCACCCATGAGGTTTGCAATCTGAGGCTCTTTTCCAAGCATCATGACACCTGAGGTTTCGCGATCTAGTCTGTGAATAGAGTGAATGGTTTTTTCATACTTTTCTTCAAACATAACTGTTGCACAGTAGAAAAGGTGGCGCCCTGTAGGGTGGCATGCCATATAAGGAGGCTTATTCATAACAATAAGCTCTTGGTCTTCAAAGATAATCTCAGGTTTCTCGTCTAGCTCTATGAGTTCACCTCGCCAGTATTCATCCTCTTGAGTGGTTCTTTCAATCTTAAAGAAGATTCTTTCTTTGTAGTGAAGAGTCGTTGAAGGACGATGCTTTCCTGGACGGCCAATAATTTGTACATCACCGGCCTTGATACGTTTTTTTACTTCTTGGCGTGACCATGTCTCAAGATAGATTTGCAAATATTGATCCAGCCTCATACCATGCTGAGTTTCCTCAACATAGTATGTGACTTCATATACTTGTGTTGTAAATTTCTTATTGAGAATGGCCATAAACTAATAAAGTACTAATATCTTTCTTTAATTAGATACTTTATTAGCGCAAATGAACCGTTCTGTGAATAACCATAAGTTGTATTAAGGTTATCAATAATATGCTGAATCTCTTTCTTAATATCTTCTTTTAATGGGATGTGTCCTTGAACATCTTTCCCACTTTTTTCTGCTTCAAAGTAGACTAAGTTCTTAGAAATATTCTTAATAACCTTCTCTTGTTCTTGTCTAAATGATTCTTTTAGACGATCCACGACGTCAGGGAAGATTTTTAGATAATCAACTTGCTGTCCAGGGTTATCTAAGTACCAAGCACCAAGTTTAGAGATCAGATGTGAACGGAATGTTGTTGGGTCTTCTTTTAAAGAAATATTGTTTTCAAACTCTTTAATAAAATATGTGTCACCTTCTTCATATTTTCCAGTGACTTCATTTTTAATTTTTTCATTCTTAATTTGTGCGTTGATATTTTGTATATACTTTTTGAGGTAGTCTTCATAGGAACGATCATCGACTAATCCAAGACATCCTCTTAATTGACGGTCGAATTGGTCAAGACAGTCCTCATTAATTAATTCAATAAATTTTTGAGGATTATGATAGTCGCCATGAGCAGACATATTTAAGAAATCATATTCAGACTTCTTGTTGATAATTCTTTTGAAGTATTCAAGCACTTCAATAAATGTAATATCTTTATTTAAATCTGCCAGGCGATAAATCATATTTTTAATATCACGTGGTGAAATACCAAATTTTCCTTCGTAAAGATTATCGAATTCAAACTCTGATTCTACTTTAGAGATATTGTGCTTTAGAAGTTGAGCATCTTCAACGTTAAGATGGGCCGGAAGCTGGCGATCACTTGAATAAAGGGCACACTTCTCAAGAGGATTTAGGGCCGTCACAATCGCAGATAATTTCTTGTTGTCTTCGTAGTGCTTACTCATACATGAGCGAATTCTTGTCATTACAGAAAATTTAGCAATGGCGGAAAGAGATCCTGGTTCAAAGCGTGTTCGATCCTTAATACTATCAATTTGCTTCTTATAGATATCCATCTCACAATTATAATCGAGTAGGTATGGCACACGAATAAATGTGAAACGTCCTTTAAATGAGTTAAAGTCTGGGTGTTGTTTAAAGGCAGTTAAGTGAACTTCATTGGATGTTCCGATAAAAAAGATATCCAACTCAGTTAGAATTCCTCCGAGATTGATCGAACCAGATTCCATCGTCATAAGAAGATACTTGAAAGTATCAAGCGGTCTTTTTAATAGGTCAGAGTATTCTAGGATTCCTCGGTTTGCATGAATTGTTTCACCTGACATTTGGAAGAGATTAAGCGATTGAAGTGATGGAGGTAAAGAGGCCAGCCTTTGATCCATTGTAATCTGTTGCATCTTTGCATCAACATGTAATTGAGGCTCAATCGTCACGGCACTGCGAGAATAACGACGTGAAACTGTATAGCGCTCAACGCGAATATGCTTTAGAACTTCTTCGTGCTTTCCTTTATAATTTTTTAAAAGAGCATCGTAGATCATAC is a window from the Bacteriovorax sp. BAL6_X genome containing:
- a CDS encoding HAD family hydrolase — translated: MTKIILSDFDGTLTHHTEMSSELFEILKIADEKKIPFVIVTGRSISWAHFLITHFTALPIVISEGGGAISWRDKAGLIQNEFLVPESELAKLEAFCIKLKEKYPNLYLTSDSLGRVADRAIELCDLEDENFKNEICHLMDEEGINYSTSNVHLNFWCGNLSKANATKVLFNKFYPNLNMAEDAIYFGDSLNDQSMFDKVKTSIGVSNIKSVLDKLTVKPHVILTGEENAGPSGVLSYLKNNL
- a CDS encoding RluA family pseudouridine synthase; the encoded protein is MAILNKKFTTQVYEVTYYVEETQHGMRLDQYLQIYLETWSRQEVKKRIKAGDVQIIGRPGKHRPSTTLHYKERIFFKIERTTQEDEYWRGELIELDEKPEIIFEDQELIVMNKPPYMACHPTGRHLFYCATVMFEEKYEKTIHSIHRLDRETSGVMMLGKEPQIANLMGEEFIHDRVKKCYFFIAKANEEYSGEIEFYSDERLGASEEGLKRVYIDSYPEDSHEGKHAYTDFKILYKEGDYVIGLAFPQTGRQHQIRVHAMLRGLPLVGDKLYLGSFEMFQRFKDNLASPEEYDQMEHNRHCLHAIGLKLHYKGEDRMYISSLPKDFIPLISERFTTPVQEIEQTIKDAAKDYFSGSLKPR
- a CDS encoding PrkA serine protein kinase, producing MDWLDSLNDLEVNGNETMSFFDYYELFNKFPDRELRPTSAYLQDMVDYFGRDDQGHLNVFQNDDQDAPAVFGQYKIEEKIIEQLRNFAEEGFNNKFLLLVGPNGSSKSSLVKRLMKGAEDYSKTDEGALYTFSWIFPINTVVKGNLGLNQTHSSVNLNSYALLEDKDISAILASELKDHPLLLIPKEVRKDLIHSAFNDRPEKLEEIEKSYLVRGDLSKRNRMIYDALLKNYKGKHEEVLKHIRVERYTVSRRYSRSAVTIEPQLHVDAKMQQITMDQRLASLPPSLQSLNLFQMSGETIHANRGILEYSDLLKRPLDTFKYLLMTMESGSINLGGILTELDIFFIGTSNEVHLTAFKQHPDFNSFKGRFTFIRVPYLLDYNCEMDIYKKQIDSIKDRTRFEPGSLSAIAKFSVMTRIRSCMSKHYEDNKKLSAIVTALNPLEKCALYSSDRQLPAHLNVEDAQLLKHNISKVESEFEFDNLYEGKFGISPRDIKNMIYRLADLNKDITFIEVLEYFKRIINKKSEYDFLNMSAHGDYHNPQKFIELINEDCLDQFDRQLRGCLGLVDDRSYEDYLKKYIQNINAQIKNEKIKNEVTGKYEEGDTYFIKEFENNISLKEDPTTFRSHLISKLGAWYLDNPGQQVDYLKIFPDVVDRLKESFRQEQEKVIKNISKNLVYFEAEKSGKDVQGHIPLKEDIKKEIQHIIDNLNTTYGYSQNGSFALIKYLIKERY